In Brachypodium distachyon strain Bd21 chromosome 2, Brachypodium_distachyon_v3.0, whole genome shotgun sequence, one genomic interval encodes:
- the LOC100831728 gene encoding cyclic nucleotide-gated ion channel 18 encodes MAGFLHRHFLPPFRRPPLPFFHHGASSAVSASQQPGGQQQDGRRPWTPRRILDPGDEVMLRWNRLFLVTCMVGLFVDPMYFYLLYSSGESCVKIDMGIGVAVTAVRTIADLFYLAHMILKFRTAFVAPSSRVFGRGELVRDPDQIAIRYLKNDFIVDLAAMLPIPQVIIWFVIPAVSTSSANHTNNTLSMIVLIQYIPRVFLIISLNSKIVKSSGVVTRTAWAGAAYNLLLYTLASHVLGALWYLLSIERQYTCWVEACTSENGTEPNQNIPKCLMTYLDCKSVHDPVRKSWYEVSHIDTQCKLPGATYKYGLFADALNLDVVGATFFEKYLYCLWWGFRNLSSYGQNLQNSTYSGETIFCILICIMGLVFFSHLIGNMQTYLQSMTVRLEEWRVKRRDIEEWMRHRQLPLELQERVRRFFQYKWLATRGVDEESILQSLPLDLRREIQRHLCLALVRRVPFFSQMDEQLLDAICERLVSSLSTKDAYIVREGDPVSEMLFIIRGELESSTTDGGRTNFFSSITLRPGDFCGEELLTWALMPNPSLNFPQSTRTVRSVTEVEAFALRAEDLKYVANQFKRLHSKRLQHAFRYYSHQWRSWGACFVQGAWRRYKKRKLAKELMKQEGLLLGFDDGQGGAGGDGGSGVGDSDSAPLLGDYGKDGAASAAAEGGGAAAGGGGGSHLGVTFLASKFAKNTKKGAHQKVVAQHDVSTIKLPKLAKPDEPDFSLHTDDAL; translated from the exons ATGGCCGGCTTCCTCCACCGCCACTTCCTTCCCCCGTTccggcgcccgccgctgcccttCTTCCACCacggcgcctcctccgccgtctcgGCCTCCCAGCAGCCCGGCGGGCAGCAgcaggacgggcggcggccatggacgccgcgCCGGATCCTGGACCCGGGCGACGAGGTGATGCTCCGCTGGAACCGCCTCTTCCTGGTGACATGCATGGTGGGCCTCTTCGTGGACCCCATGTACTTCTACCTCCTCTACAGCTCCGGCGAGTCCTGCGTCAAGATCGACATGGGCATCGGCGTCGCCGTCACCGCCGTCCGCACCATCGCCGACCTCTTCTACCTCGCACACATGATCCTCAAGTTCCGCACCGCGTTCGTCGCGCCCAGCTCGCGCGTCTTCGGCCGCGGCGAGCTCGTCAGGGACCCCGACCAGATCGCCATCAGATACCTCAAGAACGACTTCAtcgtcgacctcgccgccaTGCTCCCAATCCCACAG GTGATCATCTGGTTTGTGATACCAGCCGTGAGCACCTCCTCGGCGAATCACACCAACAACACGCTCTCCATGATCGTGCTGATCCAGTACATACCAAGGGTGTTCCTCATCATATCCCTCAACTCCAAGATCGTCAAGTCCAGTGGAGTCGTCACAAGAACTGCCTGGGCAGGGGCTGCCTACAACCTGCTTCTCTACACATTGGCAAGCCAT GTGCTTGGAGCGCTGTGGTACCTGCTGTCGATTGAGCGGCAGTACACGTGCTGGGTGGAAGCCTGCACGAGCGAGAACGGCACCGAGCCGAACCAGAACATACCGAAATGCTTGATGACCTACCTGGACTGCAAATCGGTTCACGACCCCGTCAGGAAGAGCTGGTACGAGGTAAGCCACATCGACACGCAGTGCAAGCTCCCCGGGGCTACGTACAAGTACGGGCTGTTCGCAGACGCGCTCAACCTCGACGTCGTCGGCGCCACCTTCTTCGAGAAGTACCTCTACTGCCTATGGTGGGGGTTCCGGAACTTGAG TTCCTATGGACAGAACTTGCAGAACAGCACCTACAGTGGGGAGACCATATTCTGCATCCTGATTTGCATCATGGGACTCGTCTTCTTCTCGCACCTCATCGGAAACATGCAG ACGTACCTGCAGTCCATGACGGTGCGGCTGGAGGAATGGCGGGTGAAGCGGCGGGACATCGAGGAGTGGATGCGTCACCGGCAGCTCCCCCTGGAGCTCCAGGAGCGTGTCCGCCGCTTCTTCCAGTACAAGTGGCTGGCCACCCGCGGCGTCGACGAGGAGTCCATCCTCCAGTCCTTGCCCCTCGACCTCCGCCGCGAGATCCAGCGCCACCTCTGCCTCGCCCTCGTCCGCCGC GTGCCCTTCTTCTCGCAGATGGACGAGCAGCTGCTGGACGCGATCTGCGAGCGGCTGGTGTCGTCGCTAAGCACGAAGGACGCCTACATCGTCCGGGAAGGCGACCCGGTCAGCGAGATGCTCTTCATCATCCGCGGGGAGCTGGAGAGCTCCACGACGGACGGCGGGCGGACAAACTTCTTCAGCTCCATCACGCTCCGGCCGGGGGACTTCTGCGGCGAGGAGCTGCTGACCTGGGCGCTGATGCCCAACCCGTCGCTCAACTTCCCGCAGTCCACCCGGACCGTCCGCTCCGTGACCGAGGTGGAAGCCTTCGCGCTCCGGGCCGAGGACCTCAAGTACGTGGCCAACCAGTTCAAGCGGCTCCACAGCAAGCGGCTGCAGCACGCGTTCCGGTACTACTCCCACCAGTGGCGCAGCTGGGGCGCGTGCTTCGTGCAGGGGGCCTGGCGGAGGTACAAGAAGCGGAAGCTCGCCAAGGAGCTCATGAAGCAGGAAGGTTTGCTCTTGGGATTCGATGATGGGCaaggtggcgccggcggggatgGTGGGTCTGGGGTGGGCGATAGTGACAGCGCGCCGTTGCTTGGGGATTACGGCAAGGAtggcgcggcgtcggcggcggcggagggaggaggagcggcggcggggggcggcggggggtCGCACCTTGGGGTGACCTTCTTGGCGTCCAAGTTCGCCAAGAACACCAAGAAGGGCGCGCACCAGAAGGTGGTGGCGCAGCACGACGTCTCCACCATCAAGCTCCCCAAGCTGGCCAAGCCCGACGAGCCGGATTTCTCCTTGCACACCGACGACGCCCTGTAG
- the LOC100832033 gene encoding probable methyltransferase PMT19, with translation MPLSAAATEAAIKPIPRALSITAAAAAAVTTSLLLISAVVSRARPDPPSPPPSTSASTTAALPPAPEPSPLLPDHPRPPPCPPNASHLTPCHEPPPSGERHCPPPPPPPHPPHSPDDPPPHPPHSPDDPPPHPPHPPPPPPHCRVPPPPGYHPPPPWPVRRERARYANVDLPLLTAAKTAPSGSLDPARARGEWLVFPKGVGTYVEKLERVVPLRGGTVRTALDVGCGVASFGDYLLSYGILTMSIAPRDIHDAQVQFALERGLPAMIGALGAHRLPYPSRSFDMVHCADCHVSWTAHDGRYMLEIDRLLRPGGYWVVSSAPISWKAPNKHLNWTTVSIDGEQSAMEDIAKKLCWKKVANKGTITVWRKPSNHLHCAQEANFLRSPPLCTEDNPDSAWYVNISTCITHLPRVELVSDIAGGAVERWPQRLAAVPPRIAKGEIKGTSIQAYKHDNSIWKRRVGLYGKYLEDLSHRSYRNVMDMNAGFGGFAAAMSKYPVWVMNVVPANITDNTLGIIYERGLIGTYMDWCEAFSTYPRTYDLIHANGVFSLYINKCGLLDILLEMDRILRPGGAAIIRDAANVVLEVKEAADRLQWRSLVVDAETETSDPQKLLIVDNSLPPQGS, from the exons ATGCCgctctcggcggcggcgacggaagCCGCCATCAAGCCGATACCGCGAGCGCTCTCcatcacggcggcggcggccgccgcggtcACGACgtccctcctcctcatctccGCCGTCGTCTCCCGCGCCCGCCCCGACCCGCCCTCGCCTCCCCCGTCCACcagcgcctccaccaccgccgcgcTTCCTCCGGCGCCCGAACCCTCGCCGCTCCTCCCGGACCACCCGCGCCCCCCGCCATGCCCGCCCAACGCCTCCCACCTCACCCCCTGCCACGAACCTCCTCCTTCCGGCGAGCGCCACtgccccccgcccccgccgcctcctcatcCGCCGCACTCGCCCGACGACCCGCCGCCTCACCCCCCGCACTCGCCCGACGACCCGCCGCCTCACCCCCCgcaccctccgccgccgccgccgcactgcCGCGTCCCGCCGCCACCCGGGTACCACCCGCCCCCGCCGTGGCCCGTGCGGCGGGAGCGGGCGCGGTACGCCAACGTGGATCTCCCGCTTCTTACCGCGGCCAAGACGGCGCCATCCGGGTCCCTGGacccggcgcgcgcgcgcggggagTGGCTGGTGTTCCCCAAGGGCGTGGGCACTTACGTCGAGAAGCTGGAGCGCGTGGTGCCGCTCCGCGGCGGCACGGTGCGAACGGCGCTCGACGTCGGGTGCGGA GTCGCCAGCTTTGGGGACTACCTGCTGAGCTATGGCATCCTGACCATGTCCATTGCCCCCAGGGACATACATGATGCGCAAGTACAGTTTGCCTTGGAGCGCGGATTACCTGCGATGATTGGAGCGCTCGGCGCTCACAGGCTACCATATCCATCAAGGTCCTTCGACATGGTGCACTGCGCGGACTGCCATGTTTCATGGACTGCTCACG ATGGACGGTATATGCTGGAAATAGACCGTCTTCTCAGACCTGGTGGGTACTGGGTTGTGTCTAGTGCGCCTATCAGCTGGAAAGCGCCCAACAAGCACCTCAACTGGACAACCGTGAGCATTGATGGTGAGCAATCAGCTATGGAAGATATTGCAAAAAAGCTTTGTTGGAAAAAGGTGGCAAATAAGGGCACCATCACCGTTTGGAGAAAGCCTTCTAATCATCTCCACTGTGCCCAAGAAGCAAATTTCTTGAGATCACCACCACTCTGTACAGAAGACAACCCAGATAGTGCTTG GTATGTAAATATTTCGACTTGTATAACTCATCTTCCAAGAGTTGAACTTGTTAGTGATATTGCTGGTGGTGCTGTGGAGAGATGGCCTCAAAGACTTGCTGCAGTGCCACCTAGGATAGCCAAGGGGGAAATTAAAGGGACGTCCATTCAGgcatacaaacatgacaattCAATTTGGAAGAGAAGAGTTGGACTATACGGAAAATATTTGGAAGATTTATCTCATAGGAGTTACAGAAATGTCATGGACATGAATGCTGGCTTTGGAGGCTTTGCTGCTGCTATGTCAAAATACCCTGTTTGGGTCATGAATGTGGTTCCTGCAAATATAACGGACAACACTCTCGGTATCATCTATGAGCGTGGCCTGATTGGAACATACATGGACTG GTGTGAGGCTTTCTCTACTTATCCACGCACATATGATCTGATACATGCTAATGGAGTATTCAGCTTGTATATTAACAA GTGTGGCCTCCTTGACATACTGCTCGAGATGGACCGCATTCTCCGGCCAGGGGGCGCCGCGATTATTCGAGACGCAGCAAATGTTGTTCTGGAAGTGAAGGAGGCTGCTGATCGGCTGCAATGGCGAAGCCTGGTTGTGGATGCGGAGACTGAGACCTCCGATCCTCAGAAGCTTCTCATCGTGGACAATTCTCTCCCACCACAAGGGAGCTAG
- the LOC100843754 gene encoding ribosome production factor 2 homolog, with amino-acid sequence MVAIRVPRSMRAKRELLKHAPKLVENGKKMLILHGTKTSAVLNSVLADIFHLKRDHAVKYTKKNDNIRPFESGGETSLEFFSLKSDCSLLVYGSHSKKRPNNLVLGRTYDHHIYDLVEVGVENYKSIESYAYDKKLAPKLGTKPFFAFIGEHFESVEELKHLKEMLLDHFKGEVVENLNLSGVGRIFVCTAISPTTVYMMHCALRLKRSGTSIPRMELVEVGPSMDLVVRRHRFPAESLQKEAMKAPGHAKKMKNVTKDPIEGKLGRVYIPDQELGKMTLTNDIKGLKRERRDAKKNKEHSKKQKVNNPE; translated from the exons ATGGTGGCGATTAGAGTTCCCAGGAGCATGCGCGCCAAGCGCGAGCTCCTCAAGCACGCGCCCAAGCTC GTTGAGAATGGCAAGAAGATGCTTATTCTCCATGGTACAAAGACTAGTGCAGTTTTGAATTCTGTGCTGGCAGATATTTTTCACCTCAAGCGTGATCATGCTGTGAAGTACACCAAGAAGAACGACAACATCAGGCCATTTGAGAGCGGGGGTGAAACTTCTCTGGAGTTCTTCTCCCTTAAATCTGACTGCAGTCTTTTAGTG TATGGTTCTCATTCAAAGAAGAGGCCCAACAATCTTGTTCTGGGAAGGACTTATGATCACCACATATACGACCTTGTTGAAGTAGGAGTTGAGAACTACAAATCCATAGAATCATATGCATATGATAAGAAGCTGGCACCAAAACTTGGGACAAAGCCTTTCTTTGCCTTCATTGGGGAGCACTTTGAGAGTGTTGAAGAGCTGAAGCATTTGAAGGAAATGCTGCTTGATCATTTCAAAGGAGAG GTGGTAGAGAATCTGAACCTTTCCGGTGTAGGTCGGATATTTGTTTGCACAGCAATTTCTCCTACCACTGTCTACATGATGCACTGTGCTCTCCGTCTAAAAAGGTCAGGGACATCTATTCCTAGAATGGAGCTGGTTGAAGTGGGGCCTTCAATGGATCTGGTAGTTAGACGGCACCGTTTTCCAGCTGAAAGTTTACAGAAAGAAGCTATGAAGGCTCCTGGTCATGCTAAGAAG ATGAAAAATGTCACGAAGGATCCAATTGAGGGCAAGCTGGGCAGGGTCTACATTCCAGATCAGGAG CTTGGAAAAATGACCTTAACAAACGACATAAAGGGGCTGAAGCGGGAGCGCCGTGACGCCAAGAAAAATAAGGAGCACTCAAAGAAGCAAAAGGTTAACAACCCTGAGTGA